A single region of the Anaerococcus urinomassiliensis genome encodes:
- the argS gene encoding arginine--tRNA ligase, producing MKDQKVIIAKKLEELDLGLSYDEIYDLIEIPPQDDMGDYSFPCFSLAKIKRQNPAQIASELKDEIGDLETFEKVEVLNAYINFYSDKAFIQNQVLNEVLKEKENYGKKQIGTGKNVTIDFSAPNIAKPFHIGHIRSTVIGDAIRNIYKALGYNTIGINYIGDYGTQFGVMIAAYKLWGDKKAIDADPINELLKLYVRYNTEAEDDPKMMDAARQEFRNLEEGQEEAVELWQWFKDLSLKEFDRVYKMLDIEFDNYHGESYNAASEPRVISELKEKNLLVDSEGAQIIDLTDEDLPPAIILKSNGSSAYITRDIATAENRDIEYGFYKNLYVVASQQNLHFQQLRKILKKMDHEFWEDCIHIPFGLVSMKDKTLSTRRGHVIFLEDVLNKAIEKTKEIMNDRDADIENIEETAQIVGIGAVKFQELYNNRIKDYVFNWYNLLNFNGETGPYVQYTYARSKSVLAKAGKEEFAELDFKNLNTPEEMALIKSIAGFEDSLIKAHDKYEPSIVSRQIMEIAKNFNKFYNAHQIMAEDEGVKNERLALTYAASIVIKEGLALLGIKTVEKM from the coding sequence ATGAAAGATCAAAAAGTAATTATTGCTAAAAAACTAGAAGAACTAGACCTTGGACTATCATATGACGAAATCTATGACCTAATCGAAATTCCGCCACAAGATGATATGGGTGACTATTCATTCCCATGCTTTTCACTAGCAAAAATTAAAAGACAAAACCCAGCACAAATAGCAAGCGAACTAAAAGATGAAATCGGCGATCTTGAAACATTTGAAAAAGTTGAAGTACTAAATGCATATATTAACTTTTATTCAGACAAAGCATTTATCCAAAACCAAGTTTTAAATGAAGTATTAAAAGAAAAAGAAAACTATGGTAAAAAACAAATTGGTACAGGCAAAAATGTAACCATAGACTTCTCTGCTCCTAATATTGCAAAACCATTCCACATTGGTCACATAAGATCAACTGTAATTGGTGATGCTATAAGAAACATCTACAAAGCTTTGGGATATAACACAATTGGTATCAACTATATAGGTGACTATGGTACACAATTTGGTGTAATGATAGCAGCTTATAAACTTTGGGGAGATAAAAAAGCTATAGATGCTGATCCAATCAATGAACTATTAAAACTATATGTAAGATACAACACTGAAGCAGAAGATGATCCAAAGATGATGGATGCAGCTAGACAAGAATTTAGAAATCTTGAAGAAGGCCAAGAAGAAGCTGTAGAATTATGGCAATGGTTCAAAGACCTCTCACTTAAAGAATTTGATAGAGTATATAAAATGCTTGACATCGAATTTGATAACTACCACGGTGAAAGCTACAATGCTGCTTCAGAACCACGTGTAATATCTGAACTAAAAGAGAAAAACTTATTGGTTGATTCTGAGGGAGCACAAATCATAGACCTAACAGATGAAGACCTTCCACCAGCAATCATCTTAAAATCCAATGGTTCAAGTGCCTATATTACAAGAGATATAGCTACAGCAGAAAACCGTGACATAGAATATGGATTCTACAAAAACTTATACGTTGTAGCAAGCCAACAAAACTTACACTTCCAACAACTAAGAAAAATTCTAAAGAAGATGGACCACGAATTCTGGGAAGACTGTATCCACATTCCTTTTGGCCTTGTATCTATGAAAGATAAGACATTATCAACAAGACGTGGTCACGTTATCTTCCTAGAAGACGTACTAAATAAGGCAATTGAAAAGACAAAAGAAATCATGAACGACCGTGATGCTGATATAGAAAACATCGAGGAAACAGCTCAAATAGTAGGTATAGGTGCTGTTAAGTTCCAAGAGCTATACAACAACAGAATTAAAGACTATGTATTTAACTGGTACAACCTACTTAACTTCAACGGAGAAACAGGTCCATACGTACAATACACATACGCTCGTTCAAAATCTGTACTTGCCAAAGCAGGCAAAGAAGAATTTGCAGAACTTGATTTCAAGAACTTAAACACTCCAGAAGAAATGGCCTTAATCAAATCAATAGCTGGTTTTGAAGATTCACTTATCAAAGCACACGACAAATATGAACCATCAATTGTATCAAGACAAATTATGGAAATTGCTAAGAACTTCAACAAATTCTACAATGCTCACCAAATCATGGCAGAAGATGAAGGTGTTAAAAATGAAAGACTTGCTCTAACATATGCTGCTTCTATTGTTATCAAAGAAGGACTAGCATTACTTGGAATCAAAACTGTTGAGAAGATGTAA
- the zapA gene encoding cell division protein ZapA codes for MSENKVQVEIDGVNYTLLTDEDEDQIRDIAKYVEKKINEVKSQRLSFDRELVLTSLNIANDLFNVGNKYNNLKEDSREAVENYPTLSEDYKKAIGENEELRAKLDEKLEQNKNLEEENANLFRKVKNNEESTKTIEKLRNEVKKLQEEVISLKAENDNFKEKL; via the coding sequence ATGTCTGAAAATAAAGTTCAAGTTGAAATTGACGGTGTAAACTATACCCTGCTGACAGATGAAGATGAAGATCAAATCAGAGATATTGCAAAGTACGTAGAAAAGAAAATCAATGAAGTAAAATCACAACGTTTAAGCTTTGACAGAGAGTTGGTTCTTACTAGTTTAAACATAGCCAATGACTTGTTTAATGTGGGCAACAAATACAATAATTTAAAGGAAGATTCAAGAGAGGCAGTAGAAAACTACCCGACCCTTAGCGAAGATTATAAAAAAGCTATAGGAGAAAATGAAGAGCTAAGGGCAAAGCTTGATGAAAAACTTGAGCAAAACAAAAATCTTGAAGAAGAAAATGCCAATTTATTTAGAAAAGTCAAAAACAACGAAGAGTCTACAAAAACTATAGAAAAACTTAGAAATGAAGTAAAAAAACTCCAAGAAGAAGTTATCAGCCTAAAAGCAGAAAATGATAATTTTAAGGAAAAACTTTAA
- a CDS encoding endonuclease MutS2 has translation MQEKTLEVLEYGKILEALSKEARSMLIKNKILNLTPMTDIDDIKEELEQTSQMFAVIKRFGNIDLFGLYDFTDMISYVRKKGILEAYELLQVNDLLRASEYLKEYGKNISEPYIKDLFDRINTEDFLRKEIERSIISEDEIADNASGALRNIRRQKARKEQEIKAKLNSYVTNSKFDDILQDKVVSVRDGRYVVPVRTNKKSAIGGIIHDKSSSGNTIFVEPAAIVELNNQFRDLELKEEEEIRRILDRLSRLTEAFDVEILENQKIMGRIDFLAAKAKYAINKEHSLPKISDEKIMSLKQARHPLLKGKVVPIDVSIGGEYLTLIITGPNTGGKTVSLKTVGLISLMAQSGLYIPADEGSIVNVFDDIYVDIGDTQSIEMSLSTFSASLTNVVDILSKASDKSLVLLDEVGSGTDPTEGAALAISILDNLRKRKVMTFATTHYSELKYYAVDTQGVMNASVEFDVNTLSPTYRLEIGTPGKSNAFEISKRLGLDQAILDNAQSLIGEDTRNVNKILEQIEEDRKVLEDKNSEIDSYKKEIESIKRELEVKSKEVEKERQKIIREAEDKANKILEKANSESQEMLKEAKKSKNANTSDIDRSLNNIRNRYKKNKIDRQKDGLRVKKSKDIPDDLKIGDKVIIAGLGEEAEVISAPDSKGDIKVQMGILKMDSNIKNVTKIASVDETRKNINKVYNAKKVASFSPTLDLRGQRLDEAILKVDKYLDDAMLTGLDEVKIIHGMGTGALRKGITEYLESNRMIGSFRTGNDKEGGFGVTIVSLS, from the coding sequence ATGCAAGAAAAAACTTTAGAGGTCCTAGAATATGGGAAAATTTTAGAAGCTTTATCTAAAGAAGCACGTTCAATGCTTATTAAAAATAAAATTTTAAATTTAACTCCTATGACTGATATTGACGACATAAAAGAGGAGCTAGAACAAACATCACAAATGTTTGCTGTCATAAAAAGATTTGGCAATATTGACTTATTTGGCCTCTATGATTTTACTGATATGATTTCCTATGTGAGGAAAAAGGGAATCCTAGAAGCCTATGAGCTTTTGCAAGTCAATGATTTGCTTAGGGCGAGCGAATACCTCAAAGAATACGGCAAGAATATATCTGAGCCTTATATCAAAGATTTATTTGATAGGATCAATACCGAGGATTTCCTAAGAAAAGAAATCGAGAGATCAATAATTAGTGAAGATGAAATCGCTGATAATGCATCAGGAGCCCTAAGGAATATACGTAGGCAAAAGGCTCGCAAAGAGCAAGAAATCAAGGCAAAACTTAATTCTTATGTGACAAATTCCAAATTTGATGACATCCTTCAAGACAAGGTAGTTTCTGTAAGAGATGGTAGGTATGTTGTCCCGGTAAGAACTAATAAGAAGTCAGCTATAGGTGGCATCATTCACGACAAGTCCTCAAGTGGCAATACTATATTTGTAGAGCCTGCTGCCATAGTTGAACTTAACAACCAATTTAGAGACTTGGAATTAAAGGAAGAAGAAGAAATCAGAAGGATCTTGGATAGGCTATCAAGACTTACAGAAGCCTTTGACGTAGAGATTTTAGAAAATCAAAAAATAATGGGTCGTATAGACTTCTTGGCTGCCAAGGCAAAGTATGCCATTAACAAAGAACACTCATTGCCAAAGATTAGCGATGAGAAAATAATGAGTCTAAAACAAGCTAGACATCCACTACTAAAGGGAAAGGTTGTGCCAATTGATGTCTCAATAGGTGGCGAATATCTGACATTAATAATCACAGGACCCAATACAGGTGGTAAGACAGTGTCACTTAAAACAGTTGGACTGATTAGCCTTATGGCCCAAAGCGGACTTTATATTCCAGCTGATGAGGGGTCTATAGTAAATGTATTTGATGATATATATGTAGATATTGGAGATACCCAATCTATTGAAATGAGCCTTTCTACATTCTCTGCTTCTCTTACTAATGTAGTGGATATTTTGTCTAAGGCCAGTGATAAGTCCTTGGTATTACTAGATGAGGTAGGATCTGGTACTGACCCTACAGAAGGCGCAGCTCTAGCCATATCGATATTAGACAACTTAAGGAAAAGAAAGGTTATGACCTTTGCCACAACCCACTATAGTGAACTAAAATACTATGCTGTTGACACACAAGGAGTTATGAATGCATCGGTAGAATTTGATGTAAATACCCTTTCGCCAACCTATAGACTAGAGATTGGCACACCAGGCAAGTCAAATGCTTTCGAAATTTCAAAAAGACTTGGCCTTGATCAAGCAATACTGGACAATGCTCAAAGTCTTATAGGGGAAGATACGAGAAATGTAAATAAAATCCTTGAACAAATCGAAGAAGATAGGAAAGTTCTCGAAGATAAAAACTCTGAGATCGATAGCTACAAAAAAGAAATAGAAAGTATAAAAAGAGAACTTGAAGTTAAATCCAAAGAAGTTGAAAAAGAACGTCAAAAAATCATAAGAGAAGCTGAAGATAAGGCCAATAAAATCTTAGAAAAAGCCAACAGCGAATCTCAAGAAATGCTCAAAGAAGCCAAAAAATCAAAAAACGCCAACACAAGTGACATCGATAGGTCCTTAAATAACATTAGAAATAGATACAAGAAAAACAAGATTGATAGACAAAAAGACGGCCTAAGAGTCAAAAAATCCAAAGATATACCAGATGATTTAAAAATTGGAGATAAGGTAATCATAGCAGGTCTGGGAGAAGAAGCCGAAGTTATATCCGCTCCAGATTCAAAAGGCGATATCAAAGTCCAAATGGGTATACTAAAAATGGATTCAAATATCAAAAATGTAACAAAGATTGCAAGTGTCGATGAAACTAGAAAAAATATCAACAAAGTGTATAATGCAAAGAAAGTAGCGAGTTTTTCACCAACCCTTGATCTAAGAGGCCAAAGATTAGACGAGGCCATCTTAAAAGTAGACAAATATCTAGATGATGCAATGCTTACAGGTCTTGATGAAGTAAAGATTATTCACGGTATGGGGACTGGAGCATTGAGGAAGGGCATCACAGAATATCTTGAATCTAATAGAATGATTGGTTCATTTAGAACGGGTAATGACAAAGAGGGTGGTTTTGGTGTAACCATCGTAAGCCTAAGTTAA
- a CDS encoding peptidase U32 family protein → MTKTEILAPVGNYDMLYAGLAADADSFYLSLNEFGARAYAENFTIDNIKEVIDLVHLFGKRVFITMNTLIKDSEMAKAISYVEKLYEYGTDALIIQDIGFFSIIKDKVPGMELHASTQMAVREYYGAKYLASLGFDRIVIARETPIEEIRKIAKLPCELEVFVHGSLCVSYSGECLMSSYFGGRSANRGRCAGPCRQKYQLISNGKVLADDYFLNMKDLNAIDNIDQLLEIGVDCIKIEGRMKTAEYVYTAVSNYKSKIYENNYNKNDLLDSSNRGYTDGFIFGQNRDYILLKDDNKHRSVGKISNEKGKKYFISNSNLKLGDNLEITTDKGKRLPFTTTKAYSAGDKIFLDKYKDAQIDSHVLMLNSISLSKDLEEGLGSYKNLDVKLYFDAKIGHYPRLTIVHGKDTVTYTHNVKSEKASKISLKEEDVKENLGKFNDEIFTPSLIKVDIEDGIFLRKKDINQCRRQAINLLFQEILKDYHRKAIKIDLPEHKKKENIKAEKNIELLTNHISRELLDDFDNVYLRSFDKKYAGLNLYLNLDSHDEYDIEDLIGYIKENKIRGVIINNYRDLYYIDDFKANDIRIRIGRYLNVFNSYAYDFYADLAESITSSVESDFDTINRQNLQVEALAYGRIELMNMRHCPFSVIKKCGLEGCRTCSFNNASMKSFDGNLMKVIRYGSYSKIYPQEAILADRNKFSDQLSLLYSVMEDDDIKSINTKKISQRYEKGVI, encoded by the coding sequence ATGACAAAAACTGAAATCCTAGCACCTGTTGGCAACTACGACATGCTTTATGCAGGTCTTGCTGCAGATGCTGATAGCTTTTATTTAAGCCTTAATGAATTTGGTGCAAGAGCCTATGCCGAAAATTTCACCATTGACAATATCAAAGAAGTGATAGACTTAGTCCATCTCTTTGGCAAGAGGGTATTTATTACTATGAATACTCTCATAAAAGATAGTGAAATGGCAAAGGCTATTTCCTATGTAGAAAAACTTTATGAGTATGGAACTGATGCGCTAATTATCCAAGATATAGGATTTTTTTCTATCATAAAAGATAAGGTTCCTGGCATGGAGCTTCATGCATCAACTCAGATGGCTGTTAGGGAATACTATGGGGCAAAATATTTGGCATCTCTTGGTTTTGATAGGATTGTCATAGCCAGAGAAACTCCAATAGAAGAGATTAGAAAAATCGCCAAACTTCCTTGCGAACTAGAAGTTTTTGTCCACGGGTCCTTGTGTGTGTCCTATTCTGGCGAATGCTTGATGAGCTCATATTTTGGTGGCAGATCTGCAAATAGGGGCAGGTGTGCTGGACCATGTAGGCAAAAATACCAGCTCATATCAAATGGGAAGGTTCTTGCTGATGATTATTTTCTCAATATGAAAGATCTAAATGCCATAGACAATATAGACCAGCTTTTAGAAATCGGAGTAGATTGTATCAAGATTGAAGGCCGTATGAAGACAGCAGAATACGTATATACGGCAGTTTCTAACTATAAGTCCAAGATTTATGAGAATAATTACAATAAAAATGATTTGTTAGACTCATCAAATAGAGGCTACACTGATGGTTTCATCTTTGGCCAAAATAGAGACTATATTCTTTTGAAAGATGACAATAAGCATAGATCTGTTGGAAAAATTTCAAATGAAAAAGGTAAAAAATACTTTATAAGCAATTCTAATCTAAAACTTGGAGATAATCTAGAAATAACAACTGATAAGGGCAAGAGATTGCCATTTACTACAACCAAAGCCTACAGCGCTGGAGATAAAATTTTCCTAGATAAATATAAGGATGCCCAAATCGATTCTCATGTTCTTATGCTAAATTCCATTTCCTTAAGTAAAGACTTAGAAGAAGGACTTGGAAGCTATAAAAATCTAGACGTCAAATTATATTTTGATGCAAAAATTGGTCATTACCCAAGGCTTACAATAGTCCATGGCAAGGACACAGTAACTTACACTCACAATGTAAAAAGCGAAAAAGCTAGCAAGATTTCCCTTAAGGAAGAAGATGTTAAAGAAAATCTAGGCAAATTCAACGATGAAATCTTTACTCCTAGTCTAATTAAAGTGGATATTGAAGATGGGATATTTCTTAGGAAAAAAGACATCAACCAATGCCGTAGGCAGGCTATTAACTTACTTTTCCAAGAAATACTAAAAGATTATCATAGGAAAGCTATCAAAATCGATTTGCCTGAACATAAGAAAAAAGAAAATATCAAAGCTGAGAAGAATATAGAACTTTTGACTAACCATATATCAAGAGAATTGCTAGATGATTTTGACAATGTTTATCTAAGATCCTTTGATAAAAAATATGCCGGACTTAACTTATACCTTAACCTAGATTCACATGATGAATACGATATTGAGGATCTTATAGGCTATATCAAAGAAAATAAAATTCGTGGTGTTATTATAAATAATTATAGGGATTTATACTATATAGATGATTTTAAAGCTAATGATATAAGAATTAGGATAGGCAGATATCTCAATGTTTTCAATTCCTATGCCTATGATTTTTATGCTGACTTGGCTGAAAGTATCACTTCATCAGTAGAAAGTGATTTTGATACTATCAATAGGCAAAACTTGCAAGTAGAAGCTCTTGCCTATGGTAGGATTGAGCTTATGAATATGAGACATTGTCCGTTTTCTGTAATTAAAAAATGTGGTTTAGAAGGATGCAGGACTTGTAGCTTTAACAATGCAAGTATGAAGTCTTTTGATGGCAATCTGATGAAAGTTATACGATATGGATCATATTCCAAGATTTATCCACAAGAAGCTATCCTAGCTGATAGAAATAAATTTAGCGATCAGCTTTCACTACTTTATTCTGTCATGGAAGATGATGACATAAAAAGTATTAATACGAAAAAGATATCCCAAAGATATGAGAAAGGAGTTATTTAA